The genome window CGGATCGGCGCAGCAGTAGTACCAAGTCCACTATCAATATAAAGAAACTGGTTTTCACCAAATTCATATGTTCCTTTCTCCAACTCTGGGAAGAATCCTTGATCAGGTGCTACTAAAGCGCCAATAAGCGGAAGTCTTACTTGTCCTCCGTGAGTATGTCCACTAAGAACCAGGTCTGCCGGGATATTCTTGTATTTGTCCAAAATGCTTGGTGAATGGGAAAGCAATATCGTATAGCTTTCTTGATTCACCTTCTCAAATGCTAGATTAAGATTCTCATGATTCGTTGTAACATCGTTAGCCCCTGCTAAATAAATCGTTGCACTGCCTATTGTAATTTCAGTACTTGTGTTGTTTAAGATCGTTACATTTCTCTGTTCAAGACCTTCTATAAATGCTTCGGTAAGGTCATTTCCCCACTCATGATTACCAGAAACAAAAAATACATAGGGATTCGATGCTGTTATTCTCTCAACAAGGGAAAAGACATAATCCAAATCATCTGTACCTCTGTCTATCAAGTCACCCGTCAGTACAATAATGTCCGCATTTGCTTGTTCAACAGTATCAATTACTGTCTCATTGTTCGAACCGAA of Oceanobacillus zhaokaii contains these proteins:
- a CDS encoding metallophosphoesterase, translating into MKHVCVKINVGTFEGDVDFMSNEFKQKKEKTSYFSKYIKNRRILFIFGILTILGVAMKVYFDTNVFKVNRVSFQNNKLPSDSKLTILQISDLHNKVFGSNNETVIDTVEQANADIIVLTGDLIDRGTDDLDYVFSLVERITASNPYVFFVSGNHEWGNDLTEAFIEGLEQRNVTILNNTSTEITIGSATIYLAGANDVTTNHENLNLAFEKVNQESYTILLSHSPSILDKYKNIPADLVLSGHTHGGQVRLPLIGALVAPDQGFFPELEKGTYEFGENQFLYIDSGLGTTAAPIRFFNQSQVSLIEISGEK